The following coding sequences are from one Rutidosis leptorrhynchoides isolate AG116_Rl617_1_P2 chromosome 11, CSIRO_AGI_Rlap_v1, whole genome shotgun sequence window:
- the LOC139875618 gene encoding uncharacterized protein, whose translation MKILTQVIVLVVLYIRITSATWCVVRSEASRESLQAALDYACGAGADCAPIQQTGLCFLPNTIQAHASYAFNSYFMRSSMAPGSCNFAGTATIAKTDPSYGSCNYPASPRTAGGTPISGGSTSMITTPTSNTTPLPLSTTAPLFGSGEGLNPNRMVQSNARASMKVSILRMKILNMLFLVFNLWFFF comes from the exons ATGAAGATACTAACTCAAGTGATAGTGTTGGTGGTTCTGTATATCAGGATCACATCGGCAACATGGTGCGTAGTCAGAAGCGAAGCCTCAAGGGAGTCGTTGCAGGCAGCACTTGACTACGCTTGCGGTGCTGGAGCTGATTGTGCACCAATACAACAAACTGGCCTTTGTTTTCTTCCTAACACGATACAAGCACATGCGTCTTACgcttttaatagctattttatgcgCAGTTCCATGGCTCCTGGATCTTGTAACTTCGCTGGCACCGCCACTATTGCAAAAACCGATCCAA GTTATGGATCCTGCAATTATCCAGCCTCTCCAAG AACTGCGGGAGGTACACCTATATCCGGAGGATCAACCTCGATGATTACTACTCCAACTTCGAATACCACACCCTTACCACTATCCACCACTGCACCACTATTCGGTAGTGGCGAAGGGCTAAATCCAAATCGCATGGTACAATCAAATGCTAGAGCTTCGATGAAGGTCTCCATTTTGAGAATGAAGATTCTAAACATGCTATTTCTTGTATTTAACTTGTGGTTCTTTTTCTAA